A single region of the Pseudomonas mandelii genome encodes:
- a CDS encoding helix-turn-helix transcriptional regulator codes for MTLSLDDIAWHRSVGQLIDALDKPNFWTQLVRLLDQYVTFDSWVALLFSADQHPQVFAECPGEDGSPDQLFQDYLRGLYLLDPFYIACREQSRTGLYRLSEVAPEHFELTEYYQRYFRLNVVADEIQFNCQLEGDRTLCLSLGSKQRFSGQQIALLSLIQPWVLGLLRQRLPYEINEAVALAPAPIQGDWRVQLEASVQQLKGAQLTARELDVGRLMLSGCSSKEIARKLEISVETVKVHKKHMYSKLGIKSQSELFSIFLQAQNA; via the coding sequence ATGACACTTTCGTTAGACGACATCGCGTGGCACCGCTCGGTCGGGCAACTGATCGACGCCCTCGACAAGCCCAACTTCTGGACGCAGCTGGTGCGCCTGCTGGATCAGTACGTGACCTTCGACAGCTGGGTGGCGCTGCTTTTCAGCGCGGACCAGCACCCGCAGGTGTTCGCCGAATGCCCGGGCGAGGACGGCAGCCCTGATCAGCTGTTTCAGGATTACCTGCGCGGGCTCTATCTGCTTGATCCGTTCTACATCGCCTGCCGCGAGCAATCGCGCACCGGCCTCTATCGCCTGTCGGAAGTGGCGCCGGAGCACTTCGAGCTGACCGAGTATTACCAACGATACTTTCGTCTGAATGTGGTGGCCGACGAAATCCAGTTCAATTGCCAACTCGAAGGGGACCGCACGCTGTGCCTGTCATTGGGCAGCAAGCAGCGTTTCAGCGGCCAGCAGATTGCCTTGCTGTCGCTGATCCAGCCTTGGGTGCTCGGCCTGTTGCGCCAGCGCCTGCCCTACGAAATCAACGAGGCCGTGGCCCTCGCGCCAGCACCGATCCAGGGCGATTGGCGCGTGCAGCTGGAAGCCTCGGTGCAACAACTCAAGGGCGCGCAACTGACCGCCCGGGAACTGGATGTCGGGCGCTTGATGCTCAGCGGTTGCTCCAGTAAAGAAATCGCCCGTAAGCTGGAAATCTCTGTTGAAACCGTGAAAGTCCACAAGAAACACATGTACAGCAAGCTGGGGATCAAATCCCAGTCCGAGCTGTTTTCGATATTTCTCCAGGCGCAAAATGCCTGA
- a CDS encoding ATP-binding protein: MSEHSNRRILLIDDTPSIHDGFRKILTPVPVEHLELDEMEATLFGREIKTTTALFELDSAYGGQEGLGKLTQALQESRPYALAFVDMRMPEGWDGAQTIEHLWQEDPHLQVVVCTAYSDYSWDELLDRLQAHDRLLILKKPFDNIEVQQMANTLLTKWEMTERASVQMSHLEHLVDQRTTQFKQASEALQREIDERKQLESQLVQSEKLASLGQLAAGVAHEINNPIGFISSNLGSLDGYFKQLQDMLDAYREAEEAIASNEVIERLGQLRERIELEFLREDIPLLIKESKEGINRVGQIVKDLKDFSRVDSNQEWQWTNLQQGIESTLNIVANELKYKADVLKEYQPLPDIECLPSQINQVIMNLIVNASQAMGPQRGTITLRTGFEGERVWIEVADTGSGIAPDSLQKIFDPFFTTKPVGQGTGLGLSLSYGIVKKHRGDISVRSEVGVGSTFRVELPVHQTHSAT, from the coding sequence ATGAGTGAGCATTCGAACCGACGCATTCTGTTGATCGACGACACACCGTCGATTCATGACGGCTTTCGCAAGATCCTCACCCCGGTTCCGGTGGAGCACCTGGAACTGGACGAGATGGAAGCCACGCTGTTTGGCCGTGAAATCAAAACCACCACGGCCCTGTTCGAACTGGATTCGGCGTATGGCGGCCAGGAAGGCCTGGGCAAACTCACTCAGGCCTTGCAGGAAAGCCGGCCCTACGCCCTCGCGTTCGTCGACATGCGCATGCCTGAAGGCTGGGACGGCGCGCAAACCATCGAACATCTGTGGCAGGAAGATCCGCACCTGCAAGTGGTGGTGTGTACCGCGTATTCCGACTATTCCTGGGATGAGCTGTTGGACCGACTGCAAGCCCATGATCGGTTGCTGATCCTGAAAAAACCGTTCGACAACATCGAAGTCCAGCAGATGGCCAACACCCTGCTGACCAAATGGGAGATGACCGAACGCGCCTCCGTGCAGATGAGCCATCTGGAGCATCTGGTGGACCAGCGCACCACGCAGTTCAAACAGGCCAGCGAGGCGTTGCAGCGGGAAATCGACGAGCGCAAACAGCTTGAATCGCAACTGGTGCAATCGGAAAAACTCGCGTCCCTGGGGCAATTGGCGGCCGGCGTTGCCCATGAAATCAACAACCCCATCGGCTTCATTTCTTCCAACCTTGGCAGTCTTGATGGCTACTTCAAGCAACTGCAAGACATGCTCGACGCCTATCGCGAGGCCGAAGAGGCGATTGCTTCAAATGAGGTGATCGAGCGGCTTGGGCAGTTACGGGAACGCATCGAGCTGGAATTTCTGCGCGAGGACATTCCGTTGCTGATCAAGGAATCCAAGGAGGGCATCAACCGAGTGGGGCAGATCGTCAAGGACCTGAAGGACTTCTCCCGGGTGGATTCCAATCAGGAATGGCAGTGGACCAATCTGCAACAGGGCATCGAATCGACCTTGAACATCGTCGCCAATGAACTCAAGTACAAGGCCGACGTGCTGAAGGAGTATCAGCCATTGCCCGACATCGAGTGCCTGCCATCGCAAATCAACCAAGTGATCATGAACCTGATCGTCAACGCGTCCCAGGCGATGGGCCCACAGCGGGGCACCATCACCCTGCGCACCGGGTTTGAGGGTGAACGGGTGTGGATTGAGGTGGCCGACACCGGCTCCGGTATTGCGCCGGACAGCCTGCAGAAAATCTTTGATCCGTTCTTCACCACCAAACCGGTGGGCCAGGGGACAGGGCTTGGGTTGTCCTTGTCCTATGGCATCGTCAAGAAGCACCGGGGGGATATTTCGGTGCGCAGTGAAGTGGGCGTGGGCAGCACGTTCCGAGTCGAACTGCCCGTGCACCAGACACACTCAGCCACCTGA
- a CDS encoding glycosyltransferase family 39 protein: MKLRLNRESLTVYMILVVAIIFGGYLRLRNITVDALWLDEVFSVATSHPDNSFLEVYQRSLVDVHPPFYQLFLWFFYKLFGFGEMVGRYLSVIFGILLIPVAFLLGRQMFNCRVGLIAAWLVAVNFYLITYSQETRSYELLALLTTVSFVTFIKAIGGLDGRHVAIYALSAALLVNTHYFGFLVVTAQALLVLSRWVETSFDKRLLYRFGLAGLFILLSIAPHVSYVYLNFHRQGFWVPPPNNRFFIDLFNLYFGSLPLSVMCAALLMIGSVCLMKAERHREVLRLIIFWLVTCTVIPYVRSLYVQPVLTMRSLIILLPALLIVLAFAISLFKDQWAQVAVGVVVLCFSMTPLYTHERPIFTLENQLKPVSQMRDLVKDVIEQQIREPLYASQFIEFDQYFRLLGSSTTVRSFKQLESDLLSPDRPAVFYFLGTREVQLPGERFMKEYCVDLLKETKKGDSVILEFRSNPPCL; this comes from the coding sequence ATGAAGCTTAGATTGAACAGGGAAAGTTTGACGGTTTACATGATTTTGGTAGTGGCCATTATTTTTGGTGGTTACTTACGATTGCGTAATATTACGGTTGATGCTCTGTGGCTTGATGAGGTTTTCAGTGTTGCCACCAGTCATCCCGATAACAGTTTTCTTGAGGTCTATCAACGATCACTGGTGGACGTGCATCCACCTTTTTATCAGTTGTTTTTATGGTTTTTTTACAAGTTGTTTGGTTTTGGCGAGATGGTTGGAAGGTACCTGTCGGTTATTTTCGGGATCCTGTTGATCCCGGTTGCATTCCTTCTTGGAAGGCAAATGTTCAATTGTCGAGTAGGGTTGATTGCTGCCTGGCTTGTGGCAGTTAATTTCTATTTGATTACGTATTCTCAAGAGACACGCTCTTACGAATTGTTGGCTTTATTGACCACAGTTTCGTTCGTCACTTTCATCAAGGCGATTGGAGGCCTTGATGGACGTCACGTCGCTATTTATGCGCTATCGGCGGCACTGCTTGTCAATACGCACTATTTCGGATTTTTGGTGGTGACCGCCCAAGCGTTATTGGTGTTGTCAAGATGGGTTGAGACGTCATTCGATAAAAGGCTTTTGTATCGCTTTGGCTTGGCAGGTTTGTTTATATTGCTGAGCATCGCACCGCATGTTTCGTATGTTTATTTAAATTTTCACCGTCAGGGATTTTGGGTCCCACCACCCAATAACCGGTTTTTTATCGATCTCTTCAACCTGTATTTTGGAAGTTTACCTTTGTCTGTGATGTGTGCCGCGCTGTTAATGATAGGCAGTGTGTGCCTGATGAAGGCAGAACGACACCGTGAAGTACTTCGACTAATTATTTTCTGGCTCGTGACGTGTACCGTCATTCCTTATGTGCGTTCCCTTTATGTTCAACCTGTTTTGACCATGCGAAGCTTGATAATCTTGCTGCCGGCGCTATTGATAGTGCTCGCGTTTGCCATCAGTCTTTTTAAAGATCAATGGGCTCAGGTGGCAGTTGGAGTTGTCGTGTTATGTTTTTCGATGACGCCGTTGTATACCCATGAGAGACCCATATTTACGCTTGAAAATCAGTTAAAGCCCGTCAGTCAAATGCGTGATCTGGTTAAGGATGTGATCGAACAGCAGATCCGTGAGCCACTCTATGCAAGCCAGTTTATAGAGTTTGATCAGTACTTCAGATTATTAGGCTCGTCAACAACAGTCAGAAGTTTCAAGCAGCTGGAAAGCGACTTGCTGTCGCCAGATCGTCCGGCCGTGTTTTATTTTCTCGGAACGCGTGAGGTACAACTTCCTGGCGAAAGGTTTATGAAGGAATACTGCGTTGATTTACTGAAGGAAACAAAAAAAGGTGATTCGGTCATACTTGAATTTCGGTCCAATCCTCCTTGTCTATGA
- a CDS encoding FMN-binding glutamate synthase family protein has product MSLSLLSRYAFFAACVIFTLASLPFLEHDWLWPITAVTGVLSLVGLFDLLQSPHAVRRNYPILGNIRYLVEGIRPEIRQYLLESDSDALPFSRAQRSLVYSRAKNESADKPFGTLIDVYQSGFEFIGHSMRPAPLSDPSNFRVIVGGPQCTQPYSASVFNISAMSFGSLSANAIRALNQGAKLGNFAHDTGEGSISAYHRENGGDLTWELGSGYFGCRTADGRFDPERFAAQAQTPQVRMIEIKMSQGAKPGHGGILPKHKVTKEIAETRGILMGEDCISPSRHSAFSTPIELMHFIQQLRELSGGKPVGFKFCLGHPWEFMGIAKAMLETGILPDFIVVDGKEGGTGAAPVEFTDHIGVPMREGLLFVHNTLVGLNLRDKIKLGASGKIVSAFDIASVLAIGADWANSARGFMFAIGCIQSQSCHTNKCPTGVATQDTLRQRALVVPDKAQRVYNFHRNTLKALAEMLAAAGLDHPSQLSAKHLVRRMSATEIKLFSQLHVFLKPGELLTGEVNGEFYSRMWQMARADSFEPNEVVAA; this is encoded by the coding sequence ATGAGCCTGTCACTCCTGAGCCGCTACGCCTTCTTTGCTGCCTGTGTGATTTTCACCCTCGCCAGCTTGCCCTTCCTGGAACACGACTGGCTCTGGCCAATCACCGCCGTGACGGGCGTCCTGAGTCTGGTGGGCCTGTTCGATCTGCTGCAAAGCCCTCACGCGGTGCGGCGCAACTACCCGATCCTGGGCAATATTCGCTATCTGGTGGAGGGCATTCGCCCGGAGATCCGCCAGTACCTGCTCGAATCCGACAGCGACGCCCTGCCCTTCTCCCGGGCCCAGCGCTCGCTGGTCTATTCCCGGGCCAAGAATGAAAGCGCTGACAAACCCTTCGGCACGCTGATCGATGTGTACCAATCGGGTTTCGAATTCATCGGCCACTCGATGCGCCCTGCGCCGTTGAGCGATCCGAGCAATTTCCGCGTCATCGTCGGTGGCCCACAGTGCACCCAGCCGTACTCGGCCTCGGTGTTCAACATCTCGGCCATGAGTTTCGGCTCGCTCAGTGCCAACGCCATTCGCGCGTTGAATCAGGGCGCCAAACTCGGCAACTTCGCCCATGACACCGGCGAAGGCAGCATCAGTGCGTATCACCGGGAAAACGGCGGCGACCTGACCTGGGAACTGGGCAGCGGCTACTTCGGCTGTCGCACTGCCGATGGCCGCTTCGACCCGGAACGCTTCGCCGCCCAGGCGCAAACGCCGCAAGTGCGGATGATCGAAATCAAGATGTCGCAAGGGGCCAAACCCGGGCATGGCGGCATCCTGCCCAAGCACAAAGTCACCAAGGAAATCGCCGAAACCCGCGGCATCCTGATGGGCGAAGATTGCATCTCGCCGTCGCGGCACAGTGCGTTTTCCACGCCGATCGAACTGATGCACTTCATCCAGCAGTTGCGTGAATTGTCCGGCGGCAAACCGGTGGGCTTCAAGTTCTGCCTCGGTCACCCGTGGGAATTCATGGGCATCGCCAAGGCCATGCTGGAAACCGGCATCCTTCCGGACTTCATCGTGGTCGACGGCAAAGAAGGCGGCACCGGCGCCGCGCCCGTAGAGTTCACAGACCACATCGGCGTGCCGATGCGCGAAGGCCTGCTGTTCGTGCACAACACGCTGGTGGGCCTGAACCTGCGGGACAAAATCAAACTCGGTGCCAGCGGCAAGATCGTCAGTGCCTTCGACATCGCCAGCGTCCTGGCCATCGGTGCCGACTGGGCCAACTCGGCGCGTGGCTTCATGTTCGCCATCGGCTGCATCCAGTCGCAAAGCTGCCACACCAACAAATGCCCGACCGGCGTCGCCACTCAAGACACCCTGCGCCAGCGTGCGCTGGTGGTTCCGGACAAAGCCCAGCGGGTCTACAACTTCCACCGCAACACACTCAAGGCCCTGGCGGAAATGCTCGCGGCGGCCGGCCTCGATCATCCGTCACAACTGTCGGCCAAGCATCTGGTACGGCGCATGTCGGCGACCGAGATCAAGTTGTTCTCGCAGTTGCATGTGTTCTTGAAGCCGGGGGAATTGCTCACCGGTGAGGTGAATGGCGAGTTTTACTCGCGGATGTGGCAGATGGCGCGGGCGGACAGTTTTGAGCCTAATGAGGTGGTTGCTGCGTAA
- a CDS encoding lysylphosphatidylglycerol synthase transmembrane domain-containing protein: MSQVLFLSGWRYRVLIGSVAFSALAYLGISLWGGWQAVGGAVSRVGWLGGAQIAALILISYGLRFLRWQVYLNALGHPLPWRPGLKIYLAGFALTTTPGKAGEALRGVLLKRWDVPYGSSFAAFVSERLSDLMAMVLLALLGLSRYPEWLSMIVACLVMVTCGLLLVSRQQLIDAVERRISRGRGWMFRLLHNVIYVLRQSQRCHSPQRLIGTVVLSLSAWSLEALAFYWILNAMGVDVPLTFAMFVYAVSMLAGALSFMPGGLGSAEAVMVTLLVSSDVAVADAIAATVLLRLATLWFAVGLGSVVLININNNNRRLSDEA, encoded by the coding sequence GTGAGCCAGGTGCTGTTCCTCTCCGGGTGGCGCTATCGGGTCTTGATCGGTTCGGTGGCCTTTTCGGCACTGGCTTACCTGGGCATTTCCCTTTGGGGCGGATGGCAGGCGGTGGGCGGTGCCGTGAGCCGAGTCGGGTGGCTCGGTGGGGCGCAGATTGCCGCACTCATCCTGATCAGCTATGGCCTGCGCTTCTTGCGTTGGCAGGTTTACCTGAATGCTCTGGGGCATCCTTTGCCGTGGCGACCTGGCCTGAAAATCTACCTCGCGGGGTTTGCCTTGACGACCACACCGGGCAAAGCCGGCGAAGCTCTGCGCGGGGTGTTGCTCAAGCGCTGGGACGTTCCTTACGGCAGCAGTTTCGCCGCGTTTGTCAGTGAGCGTCTTTCGGACCTGATGGCCATGGTGTTATTGGCCTTGCTGGGTCTTAGCCGCTATCCCGAGTGGCTTTCGATGATTGTCGCCTGTCTGGTGATGGTGACCTGCGGTTTGTTGCTCGTCTCTCGACAACAACTGATTGACGCTGTTGAACGGCGTATTTCCCGGGGACGCGGATGGATGTTTCGGCTGTTGCACAACGTTATTTACGTGCTGCGCCAATCCCAACGTTGCCACAGCCCTCAGCGTTTGATTGGCACAGTGGTGTTGAGCCTGTCGGCCTGGAGCCTCGAAGCGCTGGCGTTTTACTGGATATTGAATGCGATGGGCGTCGATGTTCCGCTGACGTTCGCGATGTTCGTTTATGCGGTTTCGATGCTGGCTGGCGCCTTGAGTTTTATGCCGGGCGGGCTTGGCAGTGCCGAAGCGGTGATGGTGACGTTGTTGGTGTCCAGTGATGTCGCGGTGGCTGATGCGATTGCGGCGACTGTTTTGCTGCGGTTGGCGACGTTGTGGTTTGCGGTGGGGTTGGGGAGTGTGGTGTTAATCAATATCAACAATAACAATAGGCGCCTATCGGATGAAGCTTAG
- a CDS encoding SDR family oxidoreductase, whose protein sequence is MKKILIVGATSAIATACARLWAADHGEFFLVARDPQKLQHTSADLLTRGARGVTSYLLDATDTAAHAVMLECCLDALQSIDICLIAHGTLPDQSACEQNVELALTEFANNGTSVIALLTVLARQMAVQRSGTLAVISSVAGDRGRPSNYLYGSAKAAVSTFCEGLRAQMFKLGVHVMTIKPGFVDTPMTQGLALPTLLVAQPEVVAQRIVGGIERRVSVLYVPGFWAWVMWLICRLPQPLFKRLNL, encoded by the coding sequence ATGAAAAAAATACTGATTGTGGGGGCTACTTCAGCCATCGCGACCGCTTGCGCGCGACTTTGGGCGGCAGACCACGGCGAGTTTTTTCTGGTCGCGCGCGATCCGCAAAAACTGCAGCATACCAGCGCCGACCTGTTGACTCGAGGCGCGAGGGGGGTGACGTCCTATTTGTTGGACGCCACCGACACTGCCGCGCATGCCGTCATGCTGGAATGCTGTCTGGATGCCTTGCAATCGATCGACATCTGCCTGATCGCTCACGGTACCTTGCCGGATCAATCCGCTTGCGAACAAAACGTCGAACTGGCACTGACGGAGTTTGCCAACAACGGCACTTCGGTGATTGCGCTATTGACGGTGTTGGCCAGGCAAATGGCCGTTCAGCGCAGCGGTACTCTGGCAGTTATTTCTTCCGTCGCGGGTGATCGAGGGCGTCCTTCCAACTACTTGTATGGTTCAGCCAAGGCGGCCGTCTCGACCTTTTGCGAAGGCTTGCGTGCACAGATGTTCAAGTTGGGTGTGCACGTGATGACCATCAAGCCCGGCTTTGTCGATACACCGATGACCCAGGGGCTGGCGTTGCCGACATTGCTGGTTGCGCAACCAGAGGTGGTCGCACAGCGCATTGTCGGGGGCATCGAGCGTCGGGTGTCGGTTCTGTATGTGCCGGGGTTCTGGGCCTGGGTCATGTGGCTGATTTGCCGATTGCCACAGCCATTGTTTAAGAGGTTGAACCTGTGA
- a CDS encoding APC family permease — protein sequence MARLQRTLSLGSVVLFGIAYMTPIIVLGTFGILAQSTAGMVPAAYLAALVAMFFTAMSYGRMASAFPVAGSAYSYVRKAISPKLGFIAGWAVLLDYLFLPMAIWLIGAAYLNSAFPAVPQWIWVLAFIGITSAINIVGLKLANGINALLMLVQFLVLIAFVALCIHYVGGDASTPLWSIKPFFNGDMQMPLIMSGAAIACYSFLGFDAVSTLTEETRDPRRTIPRAIMLITLIGGLIFVSVSYFVQIAHPSFQFDSVDSAAYEIARNIGGDLFVTIFLIGLIVGQFASGLSAQASGSRLLFAMGRDGVLPKSFFGSLHERFGTPVNSILLCAVVALLALKLDVTTSTSFINFGAFLAFSLVNLSVIFHYWIGGEKKGLREFVLFLLFPFIGLAADLWLMVSLDHLAIYLGLSWLAIGVVYLAVLTGGFRRQPPEMDFQEAT from the coding sequence ATGGCTCGTTTGCAACGCACCCTGTCATTGGGTTCGGTGGTGCTGTTCGGCATCGCCTACATGACGCCGATCATTGTGCTCGGCACCTTTGGCATCCTCGCTCAATCCACCGCCGGCATGGTCCCGGCCGCGTATCTGGCGGCGTTGGTGGCGATGTTTTTCACCGCGATGAGCTACGGCCGAATGGCCTCGGCATTCCCCGTCGCCGGTTCCGCCTACAGTTATGTACGCAAGGCCATCAGCCCGAAGCTGGGGTTCATCGCCGGTTGGGCGGTGCTGCTCGACTATCTGTTCCTGCCGATGGCGATCTGGCTGATCGGTGCGGCCTACCTCAATTCCGCGTTCCCGGCCGTGCCGCAGTGGATCTGGGTGCTGGCATTCATCGGCATCACCAGCGCGATCAACATCGTCGGCCTGAAACTGGCCAACGGCATCAATGCCTTGCTGATGCTGGTGCAGTTCCTGGTGCTGATCGCCTTCGTCGCGCTGTGCATCCACTACGTCGGGGGCGATGCGAGCACGCCGTTGTGGTCGATCAAGCCGTTCTTCAACGGCGACATGCAGATGCCGCTGATCATGAGTGGCGCGGCCATCGCTTGTTACTCGTTCCTCGGGTTCGACGCGGTCAGCACCCTGACCGAAGAAACCCGCGACCCACGCCGCACCATCCCGCGGGCGATCATGTTGATTACCCTGATCGGCGGCCTGATCTTCGTCAGCGTCTCGTACTTCGTGCAGATCGCCCATCCCTCGTTCCAGTTCGACAGCGTCGACTCGGCCGCTTATGAAATCGCCCGCAACATCGGTGGCGACCTGTTCGTGACGATCTTCCTGATCGGCCTGATCGTCGGCCAGTTCGCCTCGGGCCTGTCGGCTCAGGCCAGTGGTTCGCGTCTGTTGTTCGCCATGGGCCGCGACGGCGTGCTGCCTAAATCATTTTTCGGCAGCTTGCATGAGCGCTTTGGCACACCGGTCAACAGCATCCTGTTGTGCGCCGTGGTCGCGTTGCTGGCGCTGAAACTGGACGTCACCACCTCGACTTCGTTCATCAACTTCGGCGCGTTCCTGGCGTTCAGTCTGGTGAATTTGTCGGTGATCTTTCATTACTGGATAGGAGGGGAAAAGAAAGGGCTGCGCGAGTTCGTGCTGTTCCTGTTATTCCCGTTCATTGGCCTGGCGGCAGATTTGTGGCTGATGGTCAGCCTCGATCACCTGGCGATCTACCTGGGCCTGAGCTGGCTGGCGATTGGCGTGGTGTACCTGGCGGTGCTGACCGGTGGCTTCCGCCGCCAGCCACCGGAGATGGATTTCCAGGAAGCCACCTGA
- a CDS encoding FAD-binding oxidoreductase: MNDQLTSWGHYPSAPQTGHSCAWRSDLEQHLQRLNDTYGTTLPFGNGRSYGDSCLASSDHVLHLRSLNRFVEADWQTGEICAEAGVTLGEILQLSIPRGWFLDVTPGTRHVTLGGALANDVHGKNHHRRGTFASSVLSFGLHRSAQPPMVCSPVENPQWFAATIGGLGLTGIISWVSIRLRKIESSLIDTIRMRFDHLGEFFALSAELDPVHEYSVAWIDCLAKGREQGRGVFTVGTHSEQGPLQVESSRSLRIPIRPPLSLVNPLSLNIFNRSYWHLQPAGRERQTTPYSSFFYPLDRIERWNRVYGRKGFQQFQCVLPESVAEVALAQLLKSIAASGTGSFLAVLKRCGDFVSPGLLSFPMPGTSLALDFPQNSVLTNTLLPRLDAIVREAGGRLYPAKDAHMSGSDFRRAYPAWEQLETMRDPALISRFWERVTR, translated from the coding sequence ATGAATGATCAATTGACCTCGTGGGGGCATTACCCTTCGGCACCGCAAACAGGCCATTCATGCGCATGGCGAAGTGATCTGGAACAACACCTGCAACGGTTGAACGATACCTACGGCACGACGTTGCCGTTTGGTAATGGTCGCAGTTACGGTGACAGCTGCCTGGCCAGCAGCGATCACGTGCTGCACCTGCGCTCCTTGAACCGTTTTGTCGAAGCGGACTGGCAAACAGGAGAGATTTGTGCCGAAGCGGGGGTCACGCTCGGTGAAATTTTGCAACTGTCGATCCCCCGTGGGTGGTTTCTGGACGTCACGCCGGGGACGCGCCATGTCACGCTCGGAGGCGCTCTGGCCAATGACGTTCATGGCAAGAATCATCACAGGCGCGGAACGTTTGCCTCCTCGGTGCTGAGCTTTGGCCTGCATCGTTCCGCGCAACCGCCCATGGTGTGCTCACCCGTGGAAAACCCGCAGTGGTTTGCCGCCACGATCGGCGGATTGGGCCTGACGGGCATCATCAGTTGGGTGAGCATCCGTCTGCGCAAAATCGAATCCAGTCTTATCGATACGATTCGGATGCGGTTTGATCATTTGGGCGAGTTTTTCGCGCTGTCCGCTGAACTGGATCCTGTGCACGAGTACAGCGTGGCCTGGATCGATTGCCTGGCAAAGGGACGCGAACAAGGGCGTGGTGTCTTTACCGTTGGCACGCATAGCGAACAGGGGCCGCTCCAAGTCGAGTCGTCCCGCTCGTTGCGAATCCCGATCAGGCCGCCATTGTCCCTGGTCAACCCGCTTTCTCTGAATATCTTCAATCGCAGTTATTGGCATCTGCAGCCGGCGGGGCGAGAACGCCAAACCACTCCGTATAGTTCGTTTTTCTATCCGCTGGATCGTATCGAGCGCTGGAATCGAGTCTACGGGCGCAAAGGTTTTCAGCAGTTTCAGTGCGTATTGCCTGAATCAGTTGCCGAAGTCGCCTTGGCTCAGTTGCTCAAATCCATTGCCGCCAGCGGCACGGGATCTTTTCTCGCGGTACTCAAGCGCTGTGGCGATTTTGTTTCGCCGGGGCTGCTTTCATTTCCGATGCCGGGGACGTCGCTGGCGCTGGATTTTCCACAGAACAGCGTGCTGACGAACACACTGCTGCCTCGTCTTGATGCCATCGTTCGGGAGGCGGGTGGCCGGCTCTATCCGGCCAAGGATGCGCACATGAGCGGCAGCGATTTTCGCCGGGCCTATCCGGCTTGGGAGCAGTTGGAGACGATGCGCGATCCAGCCCTCATTTCTCGCTTTTGGGAGCGAGTCACCCGATGA
- a CDS encoding carbon-nitrogen hydrolase family protein has protein sequence MKVELAQLAGRDNGTAYNLERALAAIAACHADTQLIVFPETHLMGFPTADTVAQTAEPLDGPTVSAVVAAARERNIAVVIGMAENDNGRFYNTTLLITPEGIALKYRKTHLWASDRGVFEAGDRYATCEWNGVRVGLLICYDIEFPETARALAQLGAELLIVTNGNMDPYGPTHRTAIMARAQENQAFALMVNRVKESDDGLVFAGGSALVDPLGTLLFEAGRDEGQFAVELDFSRLEAARKDYRYLDDQRLKLPGEIVEQASGVRELLIPSR, from the coding sequence ATGAAAGTCGAACTCGCCCAGTTGGCGGGCCGTGACAACGGCACAGCGTACAACCTCGAACGCGCCTTGGCGGCCATCGCTGCCTGCCACGCGGATACGCAACTGATCGTCTTCCCGGAAACCCACCTGATGGGCTTTCCGACTGCCGACACCGTGGCCCAGACCGCCGAACCGCTGGACGGGCCGACGGTCAGCGCCGTCGTGGCGGCTGCCCGCGAACGCAACATCGCCGTGGTGATCGGCATGGCCGAGAACGACAACGGCCGCTTCTACAACACCACGCTGCTGATTACCCCCGAAGGCATCGCCCTGAAATACCGCAAGACGCACCTGTGGGCGTCGGATCGCGGCGTGTTCGAGGCGGGCGACCGTTACGCCACTTGCGAGTGGAACGGCGTGCGGGTCGGTCTGCTGATCTGCTACGACATCGAATTCCCGGAAACTGCCCGCGCCCTGGCACAACTGGGCGCCGAATTACTGATCGTCACCAACGGCAACATGGACCCTTACGGCCCCACTCATCGCACCGCGATCATGGCCCGGGCCCAGGAAAACCAGGCCTTTGCGCTGATGGTCAATCGGGTCAAAGAGAGTGATGACGGATTGGTGTTTGCCGGTGGCAGTGCGCTGGTGGATCCGCTCGGCACCTTGTTGTTCGAGGCCGGACGCGATGAAGGGCAGTTTGCGGTTGAGCTGGATTTCAGCCGGCTGGAGGCGGCACGCAAGGATTACCGGTATCTGGATGACCAGCGGCTGAAGTTGCCGGGTGAGATTGTCGAGCAGGCTTCTGGTGTGCGGGAGTTGCTGATTCCTTCGCGCTGA